A region of ANME-2 cluster archaeon DNA encodes the following proteins:
- a CDS encoding phosphopantetheine adenylyltransferase, with translation MSRVAVGGTFNPLHDGHKALLARAHQLSSGGELLIGITSNEMAGKKYHEVEDWEVRKQAVMGFMQDTLGASPLTVRLDDPFGPTIYEDFDYLIVSPETEPTAHLINTRRAEQGKQPINIELVEYVLACDGRPISSTRVLRGEIDIHGNLLQHR, from the coding sequence ATGTCAAGAGTTGCAGTAGGCGGTACCTTTAATCCCTTACATGACGGCCACAAGGCCCTGCTTGCCAGGGCACACCAGTTAAGCAGCGGCGGCGAACTGCTGATCGGTATAACTTCTAACGAAATGGCTGGGAAAAAATACCATGAAGTAGAAGACTGGGAGGTCAGAAAGCAGGCAGTAATGGGTTTTATGCAGGATACTTTAGGAGCCAGCCCGCTCACAGTCAGGCTGGATGACCCCTTCGGCCCAACCATATACGAGGATTTTGATTATCTTATAGTCTCACCTGAGACCGAACCAACGGCACACCTGATAAATACACGGCGGGCTGAACAGGGGAAACAACCCATTAACATTGAGCTTGTAGAGTACGTGCTGGCATGTGACGGTCGTCCCATATCCTCAACCAGGGTTCTTCGTGGTGAGATAGACATTCACGGCAACCTGCTGCAACACCGATAA